The genomic segment GCGCGCTCGTCTACTTCCCGGGCAAGCGCGAGGTCCGCACCCTGGGGGCGGCCCCCGAGCCAGAGTTGCTGGAAGGCTTGCAGCGGCGGGGCGTCCGCGTCGACATCGGCAGCTCCATCGTCGCGACCGACGAGACCTTCGCCGAGGCCGCGCTGGCCGCCATTCGCGAGACGGGCGTGGAGCGGACGCTGGTGTTCAACAAAGGCTCGCTCATGCTCCTGCCCGGCGGGGTGACCAAGGGCACCGGGCTGACGGTGGCCCTGGCCGCCTTCGAGCTCTCATCCCACAACCTCATCGGAATCGGCGACGCCGAGAACGACCACGCGTTTCTCGCCATGTGCGAGGGCGCGGTGGCGCTTGCCAACGCCGTGCCGGCCCTGCGGGAGCGCGCGGACCATGTCACGCGCGCTGCGGCCGGAGCCGGTGTCGTCGAGTTCGTCGAAGAGCACGTCCTCACCGACGCCGTCGGGTTCATCCCCCACCTGGCGCGCCACGAGCTCCACGTGGGCCGGGCCGACGGCGGTGAGCCGGTGGCGCTGCCCGCCCACGCGGCCACGCTCCTCGTCGTCGGCCCGTCGGCCAGCGGCAAATCCACGCTCACCGGCATCCTGGTCGAGCGACTGACCCAGACCGCGCGGGCCTTCTGCCTGCTCGACCCCGAAGGCGACCACGAATCGCTGGCCGAGCTGGAAGGGGTGGTCGTCCTCGGTGGCAAGCCCGAGCAAAGCCTGCCCACCGCCGAGGAGCTCGGCCAGCTCCTCCGCCGGCCGCTGGGACGCCTGGTCCTCAACCTGAGCCACCTCACGATGGCGGAGAAGGTGGCGTACGCCACGCAGGCCCTCGGCGCGGTGGCCGGGGTTCGGAGCGCCCACGGCCTGCCCCACTGGCTCATCGTGGACGAAGCCCACCACATCGTGCCGGCCGAGGGCTCCACTGCGGTCGAGCTCCTGCCCATGGCCGGCCATTCGCTGGCGCTCGTCACCCTCACGGCCGATCTGATCGCCCGCGAGGTGCGGCAGGCCGTCGGCATGGTGGCCTCCACCGACGCGGAAGCGTTCCGGCAGGCCTTGCACACGCTGGCGACCGACCGGGCCGATCCCCAGCATGCGCCGGGCATCAGCCCCGAGCTGCAGCGCGGCGAGGCCCTGCTCGCCACGCTCGGCGAGCAGCCGTCGCGCACAGTCAGGTTCCAGGTCGACCGGCGCGAGGCCCAGCACCGTCGCCACGTGCGCAAGTACGCCGAGGGCGAGCTGCCGCCCGATCGCAGCTTCTACTTCCGCGGCCCCCAGGGCGCCCTGAATTTGAGGGCGGCCAACCTCAAGCGGTTCTGCGAGCTGGCCGAGGGCGTCGACGAGGCGACATGGTCGTATCACCTCGCCCGGCGTGACTACTCGACCTGGATGCGGGACATGATCAAGGACGCGCAGCTCGCCGACGAAGTCGCGGCGTTCGAGGGCAACGGGGACTGGCCGCCCGCCGACGCGCGGCGGCTCGTGCTGGAGACGGTGCGGCGGCGCTACGCCGTGTGAAGCGAGCCGCGTTCAGCAGGGCCGCGCGGTGAAGCGCCGGAGGACGCCGCGGGCCCGCCGGCCCGCGGTGTCGATCGCGAACCCGGCCGCCTCCACGAGCCGCTCGGTCTCCCGGTTGGGATGACAGCCGCCGGTCAGCCGGGTCCACAGCGGCTGCAGCCGATCTTGCAGGAGGGCCTTCCACGGCGTCGCGGATCGGACGTGCTCCAGCATCCGTAGCTGCCCACCGGCGCCGAGCACCCGACGCGCCTCGCCGAGGGCCCGGGCGGGATCGGCCACGCTGCAGACCGCCAGGCCGCTCACCACGGTGTCGAAGGCGCCAGCGCGGAACGGCAACGCCTCGGCTCTGGCCTGAACGAGCAGTACTGCCGGCGCCCGGCGCCCCGCGCGCTGCAGGGCGTCCCAGGCGGGATCCAGCGCGATGGTTCGGAGGCCGGGGGGCATCAGCGGAAGGTTCCGGCCGGTCCCCGAGCCGAGGTCGAGGGTGCGCCCGCGGGCGCCGCCGGCAAGCCAGCGGCGCCACCGGCCCAGCCCGCCCAGCTCGCAGAACGCGCACAGCGCGTCGTAGAGCCAGGGGATCTGCTCGATGCCACGCACCGGGTCAGGCGGGGAACACCACCAGGGCGCCCGTGTAGTTGTGGAAGAAGTTTCGCCGGCCGATGGGCGCGAACTCCCCGTTGCCGAAAAAGCCGACCAGCGGGAACTCGCCCAGGTGGGCCCGGATCAGGCTGACGTCGTGGTCGGGCACGTCGAAGAGCCCGCGGCCGCGACCCGCGCAGTTGAAGTAGCAGCCGAAGGCCGGCGGCTGGCCCTTCAGCGCTCGAGCCACCTCGCGCAGCGCGGTCGCCAGGTCTTCGCGCGAGGCCGCCGCGTCCCGGAGCTGGAACTGGATGGTCTGCCCCACCCGCACCGGCTCGGCGACGGCGATGGCGCCTGTGCCCGCGTCGGCGCCGAGCAGGTTGCGGACGAGGAAATCGCCGCGCTCCAGCGGAGACTTGGCGGAGTCCATGGCGAGCCCGGCGAACAGGCCGGCGCGCTGGGCGCGCGCCGCGCCGTCCGGGGTCGCCCGCACGGCCTCTCGGAGGACCTCCAGTGGGGGCCGGCCAGCGATCTGGATCACCGTGTTGCCTTCGGCCCGGGTGATGACGTAGGGCTCGCCGATGGGAACGCATCCCTGGGCGACCCCGATGATGGATCGCGGTCCCGACAGCGCCACCCCGGCCAGACTGCCCTGGACGACCTCGGTGTTGACCAGCTCGAACAGCGGCGTCCCGGCGGCGACACCGCCGACGACGGGCACGAACCCCAGTTCGGCCCGGGCGCCGTCGAGCAGCGCGCGGGGATCGAGGCCGGCGACGTCGGCCAGCACCAGGAGGCAGCCGCCCTCCGCGAGAGTGGCACCGGCCTGTCGGGCCAGCTCGGCGCCGACGTCGGCGGGATCGGCGAGGTCGCGGACGAGGACGGGCTTCGCCACCAGGCGCGGGTCGCGGACCACCAGCACGGCCACGGCCGGCTCATCCTCGACTTCCCGCCGCTCGGTCAGCACGCCAGCGCCGCTGCAGCCGACGACGACCCGGGCGCCGGTGACCCGCCGGACGGCGTGGAGCAGCTCGTGAGCGGCCGGGTAAGCATCCCCTGTCGTGAAGACGAGCGCGAGGTCGGCGTGGTCGGCGCCGGCAGACGCCATGGCGGCCAGCGCCGCATCGATCGCCGCCGCCGCCGGCGATGGTCCCAGGCCGAGCCCGGCGCCGGCGGCGGCCAGCAACCGCTCAGTCGCCAACGTCCTCGAGCCGGGCCAGGCGAGCGCCCGCGTCCTTCATGACGTCGAGCGCGCGCGCGCCGTCGCCCGGCGTGACATCCACGGCGGCGACGGCATCCTCCAGGACGACGACCTCGAAGCCCTCCTTGAGAGCGTCGAGCACGGTGGCCTTGACGCAGTAGTCGGTGGCCAGCCCCCCCACGAAGAGCCGGCTCGTGCCATGTGCGCCGAGCGCAGCCGCAAACGGCATCCCGTCGGCGGTCTCGGCCTGGAAGCACGAGTAAGCGTCCAGCTCGGGGTCCATGCCCTTGGAGACGATCTCGGTGCCTGCTGGCAGCACGAGATCGGGGTGGAATTCGGCGCCCGGCGTGCCCTGCACGCAGTGCGGCGGCCAGGCGCCGCCGTAGGCCTTGAAGTGCCGGGTCCGCGCCGGATGCCAGTCCCGCGTGGCGAAGACCGGAGCGCCCCGTCGGGCGAAGCGCTCGGCGTAGCGGTTGAGCGCAGGGACGACGCGGTCGCCGTCCTTGATGCCCAGCGCCCCGCCCGGGCAGAAGTCGTTCTGGACGTCCGTGATCACGAGGGCGTCACGCGCGGGGTCGATGGGGAACGTCATCATCCCTCCCTCGCTCGGATCGTAGCACGCCAGTCGCGTTCGGTCAGACGGCCTGGCCCGGGTAATAGCAGGCGGCCAGATGTCCGTCGTCGGTCTCGGTCAGCGGCGGCTCGGCCTCCGCGCACTTGGGCTGGGCGATGGGGCAGCGCGGCTGGAACCGGCAGCCTGGCGGCAAGTCGATCGGGCTCGGGATCTCCCCCTTCAGCGTGGCACGAAGCTCGAACTCGGGAGCTTCGCCGCGCATGCGAGGGAAGCTGTGAAGCAGGGCCACGGTGTACGGATGCCGGGCCCGCCGAAAGATCATGTCCGAGGTCCCGAGCTCGACGATGCGCCCCAGGTACATCACGGCCACGGTATGGCAGAGATACTGGACGACGCCAAGGTCGTGCGCGATGAAGATGTACGTCAGCCCCATCTCGGTCTGGAGATCGCCGAGCAGATTCAGGATCTGGGCCTTCACCGATACGTCGAGACCCGATACCGCTTCGTCGGCCACGAGGAGCTCGGGGTTGACGGCGATCGCTCGGGCGATGGCGACACGCTTGACCTGGCCGGCGCTGAACTCGTGCGGGTACCGATCGGCCACCTTGGGATCGAGCCCCACCCGCTCCAGCAACTCGCGCACGCGAGGCTCGCGCTCGGCTGGCGCGCCGATGCGGTGTACGTTCAGCGGCTCGCGCAGGATCTGGCGAACCGTCATCCGCGGATTCAGGGACGTGAATGGATCCTGGTAGACGATCTGGACCCGACGCCGATAGGCGAAGAGGTCCTGGCCGCTCAGGCGGGCCACGTCGGCACCGTCGAAGAGCATCTGCCCCTCCGTCGGGGCGATGGCCCGCATCACCAGCCGGCCGATCGTGGTCTTGCCGCACCCCGACTCGCCGACGAGACCCATCGTGCGGCCCCGCTCGATGTCGAGGTCCACCCCATCGACCGCCTTGACCACTCGCGGAGCCGGCGGCCGCAGGACGTTGTGGAGCGTCACCGGCGCCCTCACGACGAAGTGCTTGCGCAAGCCGCGCAACCTGAGGAGGACGTTAGCCGGCAGCGCGCTCATGCTCCTCGACCTTCCAACAGGCGACGCGGTGGCCCGGACCGGTGGCGTGCAGTGCCGGGCGCTGGCGCGCGCAGTGCTCATCCTTCTCGGGCCACGGGCAGCGCGGGTAGAAGCGGCACCCGGGCTCGTACTCGGCCAGGGGGGGTAGATGCCCGGGGATCGGCTCCAGACGCCGTACGCCCAGCCGCGGCACCGAGCGCAGGAGGCCCTGGGTGTAGGGATGGCGGGGCCGGCCGAAGACGACGTCGACCGGCCCCTCTTCCACCACCTGCCCGGCGTAGAGCACGAGCACGCGCTGGCACATGTGCGAGATGACGGCGAGGTCGTTGAAGATGAAGACGACGGCCGTGCCGAGCTCCCGCCCGAGATCCCGGATCAGTTCGAGGATCTGCGCCTGGATCGTCACGTCCAGGGACGAGGTCGGTTCGTCCGCCACGAGCAGGCGCGGCCGGCATCCCACCCCCATGCTGATGACGACGCGCTGGCGCATCCCCCCACTGAACTGGTGCGGATAACTGGCCAGGCGGCTCTCCGGAGAGGGGATGCCCACGCGCCGGAACAGGTCCACCACCCGGTGCAGCGCCGCCCGACGTCCCAGCCCCAGGTGCAGCTCGAGTGGCTCGGCGACCTGCGCCCCCACCCGGAACACCGGATTCAGGGCCGAGGTGGGGTCCTGGAAGATCATGGCGATGTCCTTGCCGCGTATTCGCGCCAGGGCCGCCTCGTCCAGGGTGTTGAGATCGGTGCCCTGGAAGAGGACGCGGCCGCGCACGCGCCCCGGCGGGCTCGGGATGAGCGCCAGCAGCGCGTCGGCCAGCACGCTCTTGCCCGCGCCCGACTCCCCCAGGATGCCGAGCGTTTCTTGCTCTCCGAGCTCGAAGCTCAGCCCGTCGAGGACGTTCACCAGGCCGGCAGGGGTCTGGAAGTCGACCCTGAGGTTCTCGACCCGGAGCACGGGCGGGGCGACCACCGGCGTGCTCACGCGATCTGCGCCTTCGGATCCAACGCGTCGCGGAGCCCGTCGCCGAAGAGGTTGAGCCCCACGATGATCACGACCAGGGCCAGGCCCGGGAAGCCCGAGATCCAGGGCGCCATGACGATGAACCCGCGGCCCTCGGCGATCATGAGGCCGAGATCGGGGTCCGGGGGCGGCACGCCCAGGCCCAGGAACGACAGGCCGGACTCCAGCAGGATGGCCACGGCCAGGTTCAGCCCGAACTGCACGATGATCGGCGACAGCACGTTCGGCAACAGATGCCGGAAGATGACTCCGGCAGCCCCGACACCCATCAGCTGGGCCGCTTCCACGAACGGCTCGCTCTTGATGTTCAGCACGTCGCCCCGCGTCACCCGCGCGAACATCCCGGCGAAGGTGGCGGCGAGAGCCAGGATGACGTTTTGCAGGCCGAGGCCCAGGACGGCGATGAACGCGATGGCCAGGACGAGCGGCGTGAACGCCAGCAGACCGTCCACGACACGCATGAGAATGGCGTCCACCAGCCCCCCGTAGTGCCCGGCCACCAGGCCCATCAGCACCCCCACCACCATGGCGATGCCCACCGACGCGAAGCCGACGATGAACGAGATGCGAGCGCCATAGAGGATCCGGCTCAGCATGTCGCGCCCGAAGCTATCGGTGCCCAGCCAGTGCTGCCAGGACGGTCCCTGGAACGCCGCCGTGTGATCCTGCTGAAGCGGATCCCACGGCGCCAGCACCGGGGCCAGAATAGACACCACGACGAACAGGGCGACGATCACGGCCCCGGCCACGGCCCCGCGGTTCGCGCAGAACCGCATGAGCATGAGCCGCCGCGGTGTCACCCGGCGTTCCGGAATAGCGGCGGCCGTCGTGGCCGTGTCGATCGCCCGGGCCACCACCTACGCCTCCCGCACCCGGGGATTGAGGTGCCGGTACAGGACGTCGACGAGCAGGTTGATCAGAATGAACATGATGGCGATCACCATGACCGTCGCCTGCACGAGATGGTACTCACGGTTGAGCACGGCGATCGTCACCAGGCGGCCGATACCGGGCAGGGCAAAGACCGTCTCGGTCATCACGGCCCCCCGCAGCATCCCGCCGAGCTGCAGGCCGACCACCGTGACGACGGGGATCAGCACATTGCGCAGGGCGTGCTTGTAGACCACGGCCCGGCCCTCCACTCCTTTGGCCCGCGCCACCTTGATGTAGGGCTGGTTGAGCACGTCCACCAGGCTCGACCGGGTGATGCGGGCGATCAGCCCCGCGTACCAGGCGCCCAGCGTGAAGGCCGGCAGGATCATGTGCACGAGGCTGCCGCCCAGGTCCTCGGTGGGCCCGATGTAGCCCATGGTCGGGAACCACCCGAGGGAAACCCCGAAGATCCAGATCAGCACGATCCCCAGGTAGAAGGATGGAAAGGAGTTGAAGAAGATCGCCAGCCCCATGCCGACGTAATCCACCCAGGTGTTGCGCTTGAGGGCGGCCAGCACCCCCGACGGGATGGCGATCACCAGCGCGAACAGGAGCGACCACACGCTCAGGTAGATCGTCACCGGCAACGCGTCGTTCAGGACGAGCTTCGTCACGGCGGCGCCCGAGATATACGAGGTGCCCCAGTTGCCTTGCACGAACCGCCACACCCAGATGAGGTACTGCACGACGACCGACCGATCCAGCCCCAGCTCCCGGCGCAACTTGGCGTACGACTCGGGGTTGAAGTCCGCCCCCAGCATGACCGTCACCGGATCGCCGGGGGCCATCTTCATCAAGGCAAACACGAAGACCGAGATCACGAACAAGAGAACGGCGGTGTGCAGGAGACGCTGGAGCGCGTACTGGAGCATGGGGCCGCGGCGCGCGGCGGGCGGCGGGCCGCCCACCGCGCGGAACGCCTCCTACAGGTGCACGGCGTGGAACCGCATCGAGTCCGCCGGGATGTACTTGAACCCGTGCACCTTCTTGCTCAGGGCCTTGAAGACCTTGAAGTGACCGATGAAGGCGCAGGGGGCGTCGGCGGCCAGCAGCGTATCGGCCTTGTCGTAGAGCGCCTTGCGCTTGGCCACGTTGGGCTCGAACTGCGCCTCGGCCACGAGCCGGTCGAACTCCTTGTTGCTGTAGCCCACGAAGTTCCACGGCTTTCCGGTGACCCACTCGGGATAGATGGTCTCGTCGGGGTCGAGGTCGGCCACCCAGCCTTCGTCGTACATCTGGAAGTCGCCGGTGTTCCGCTTCTTGTGCCAGGTCGCCTGTTCGTAGAGCTGGATGCGCACCTTGATGCCGATCTTGGCCAGCATCGGCTGCACGAGCTCGGCCATGCGCGGGCCCACGCCGCCGGAGCCCGTGTACTGGCCCACGACCATCCATTCCACGTCCACGTCGCCCTTGTACTTCGATTCCGCCCGCAAGGCCTTGGCCTTGTCGAGGTCGAAGTGCTGGGCTCGCCGGGAGGAGCACTGGTCGGCGTTGTAGAAGTCGCTCATCGGCGGGGAGATGGCGCTGCAGGCCGGGATGGCCCCGCCGAAGTAGGCCTGCTGGATGATAGGGCCGCGATCGACGGCGAAGGCGACCGCTTGACGCAGGGCCTTGTCGTCGAAGGGAGGCCGCCGGTTGTTCATCCCGATGAACGTGTAGTTCCCCTCGACGCCGCCGAACACCTGGACATTGGGGTTCTTGTCCATCATGGGCAGGAACTGGAACGGGATGAGGTTCAGACCGTCGATCTCGCCGGCCATCAGGGCCCCCACCGCGGTGGAGCTCTCCCGGATGAGCAGGATGGTCACGCGGTCGAGGTACGGCAGCGGCTTGCCGTCGGTCCCCCGCTCCCAGTAATCGGGGTTCCGCTCCAGGACGATCCGGTCGTTCTCCACCCACTGCGCGAAGCGGAACGGTCCCGTGCCCACCGGGTTTCGGCCGTACGCCCGCCCGTGCTTGGCGACGGCTTTGGGGCTCACGATGGTACCAGCCCGTCCCGTGGAGCCGGTCCACGCCACCGGCAGGAACTGGTACGGCCGCTTGAAGGTGATCCTGAGCCGGTACTTGTCCTGGACCTCCACCTTGTCGAGGTCAGCGAGCTTCCACCCGTGCGGCGATTTCACGTTGGGATCGCGCAGACGTTCCTGGTTCCACTTCACGGTCTCGGCCGTGCACTCCTCGCCGTCGTGGAACTTCACGCCACGGCGGAGCGTGAGGAGGTGCGTCACCGGGTTCGGCATGTCCCACTTCTCCATCAGGTCCGGCACGAACGACACGCGCTTGCCGTCGTACTCCACCTTCAGGATGCCGTTGTAGATGTTGTCGTGAATCTTGATCGCGCCCAGTGAAGAGGTGAAGTGCGGGTCCAGGGTATCGACCGTGTCGATCCAGGCGATCCTGAGCTGGCCGCCGCGCTTCACCGATTGGGCCCGGGCCGGCCGCCCGCCGCCCAGCCCGACGGCCGCCGCGCCGGCCGCGCCGGCGAGCAACTGGCGGCGCGTGAGGAGCTCTGCGCCGATCGCATCGGCAAGACGTGCGATGTGGTTCTCGCCTCTGCCACCCATATCGGCTCTCCTTTCCCAGGAGCACCATGCCGCCGATCGTGCTATCGCTCGACGGAAGGGCGCCGCGACGGGCAACGCTGCTCGGAGGTGTCCGCGAACTTGGGCGGCACCTTACGAGGTGGCACCGGCGTTGTCAATAGCGCCAGGCAGGCAGCGAGGCCCGCTCGCGGTGTTTATCTCAGGTAGGCGCGGAGGCCGGTCAACGAGATGAGGTCGTGGTAGCGCTGCTTGAAGTGCTCCCAGAAGCGGTGCATGCTCCGATATTCCTGCAGCCGGTCGAAGAGCAGCAAATCGACGGCGGCGCTGTCGATCCAGTCGATGTCCTTCCGGTACCCGAGGACCAGGGCCACGCCGGTCGCCGCGACGAACCGCGCGATGCGCGCCTGCTCGATGTTGAGAGTGGCGCAGCTGCCGAAGTGCACCACCCAGTTAGTGAACCCGGTGTCCATGAAGGTGGCGAGCTTCTCGATCTCGACCGGCGCCTGATCCAGCACGAGCTGGCCGGGCTTGCCGTGACAGGACAGGTACAGGATGCCGTAGCCGCGCCGGTGCTTGAGCTTGTTCAGGTTGTACTCGAGCTCTTCCTCGGTGTTGCAGGTCAGGTAGGCCCACTTGACGTCGTTCACCCGCTGGCTGAGCTCGAGCAGCGGCACCACGCTCAGCCGGGACTCGATGTTGCCGTCCCACAACGTCTCCAGGCAGGCAATCTTCTTGCGGTGGCTGGTGGCCCGTCCCACGTCTAGCGGCGGCTCCCCGCGGGGCGGCACTCCTGCAGGCTCGCCGCGAACGCGTCCACCACTCCCTTGATGTCCAGCGCGGTGAGGGTACCCATGGTGGAGACGCGGAAGGCATAGCGACGCAGGTCGCCCTGCCCGGCGTAGATGATGTACCCGCGGCCCTTCATGGCGTCGTGAAGCGTCTCGTAGGTCAGGCCGGGGGGCAGGCGAAACGTCGTGAGGATATTGGAGCGGGCCCCCTCGGCTACCAGCACCTCGAAGCCCAGCCGGGCCATCCCCTCCCGGAGGATCCGGGCGTTGTCGGCGTAGCGGGCGATGCGCGCGGCCACGCCTTCGCGCTCCAGCTCCACCAGGGCTTGCTCCATCGCGTGCAGCACCTGCACGGCGGGGGTGAACGGTGTATTGTCGGCCTCCTGCTGCACCCAGTGCCCGTGCAGATCGAGATAGATGCTGCGGGGCGATCGTCCCCCGAGCGCCTCCACCGCCGCGCGGCGCGCCAGCACGAAGGACACGCCGGGGATCCCGCCCAGGCATTTGTTGGCGCTGGCCGTGACAAAGTCGAGCCCGTCCTGGCCCAGCGTGATCGGCTCGCCGAAGAGCGAGCTCATGGCGTCCACCACCACGCGCCGGCCCTGACCCGCCGCCGCCAGTACGATCTCGCTCACGGGGTTGAGCAGTCCGGTCGTCGTCTCGTGATGCACGACGGCCACGTGGCTGATGCTCGGGTCGGCACGCAGCGCCCGCTCGAGGTCGGCCGGCACGACCGGCGTGACGTTGTCGTACGTCAGGGCCTGGGCGCGGATGTGGTGGGCCCGGGCGATCTTCAGCATCCGGTCGCCGTACACGCCGTTGTCCACGACCAGCAGCGCCCGCTCGGGCGGCACCGCCGAGCAGATCGCCGCCTCCACCGCCGCCGTGCCCGAGCCCGTGAAGAGGATGGCGGTCCAGTCCGGCCCCCCGCCGGCCAGCCGGACCAGTCGCTCCCGGCACGCCTGCATGATGCGGAAGAACTCGGGTTCCCGGTGGCAGAGGTCGGGCATGACGAGCGCCTGCCGCACCGTGGACGTGGTGTTGGCGGGACCCGGGTTCAACAGGATCCACTCTCTCTCGGGCATGCCGGCGGGCCTCCTGCAGGCGGTTTCCGTGATCCTGGCTATGATAGCCTGGAGGCCCGACCGGAGCGGCAAAGCAGATAGCGGAGGACATGCCGATGGTACTGAGGCTCGCCCTCTCCCTGGGGCTGCTGCTCGCGCACCTGGGTGGGTGCGGCTGGCCGGCGAGCCAGGTCGGCCCGGCGGTCGCCCACCCCAGCGTCCGGGTCGATACCGTCGAGACCGAGGACGCTTACGCGACCCAGTGCCGGGCGGGCGTCTGCGCTACCCTGCAAGTGACCCGGTCGCGGTTCTCACACGGCGCCGTCTCGACCCTGCTCTTCTTCTCCGCCTACGACCAGCGCGGCCGGGCCATTCAGATCCCCGGCTTTCCGTCGGGCTTCACCGGCATCGCCAGCGAGCAGTTCGTCGTGAGCCCGCAGGGTACGCGGGCGACCCTGAACTACGCCGGCGTCTCGGTGACCTGGCGGGCCAACGCCAAGGTCCGGAAGAGGATCGACAACGGCCCATCGCGCTCGCGGGTGTCCGAGCGCGAGCAGCAGGTGAGCGCGGACGTCAGGGGAGCGGTGGGGCCGATCGTCTTCGACCCGGCGGCCCCGCGACAGCCCCGCGACTTCGGCTCCGCCTTCCTGACCATGCGCCAGACCGTCAGCCGGACGCGGGTGAAGTGAGAAGTGGGGCATTGCGCTCTTCGCCGGGCGGACAGAAGAAGTCTGCGCCGCGGAACCCAGGAACGATGACGCAAGCGCGGCAGGAAAGGCGTGTCACGGCCGGGGGCTGCCGGAGCCTGCTCCGGCAGCCCTCCGCGGCGTGACTACTCGAGCGCCCGGGCCTGCTGTCGGTTCACGTGCCACAGCACGAGGTGGTACTGCGGCTCGCCGGAGCCAGGATGGGGATAGATCGAGATGTGTTCGATGCGCCGGTCTCCGCCGTCGAGCCCCGCGAGACCCGACCGTAACTCGGAAGCGGGCAGTGTGTAAACGGTGGCGACGCGCTGGCCGGCCTTGTTGTAGGCGGCGAACCGCCCATAAGAGGGGGCCTCAGCCTCCATCCGGCTGAACTTCAGGGGCGTCGATGGTGGCGGCGCTGCGCTGGCCAGGCCCATCTGGCCGGGTTGAGGGGACGTCCGCGCAGAGGCGGCGGGTGACATCGCGGCGGCGGCGGCCGCCTCGTCTCGCTTCGCCGTCACCAGGACGAGATTGCTCGTCATCGGCTTACCGTCGGCGGCCATGCGCGCTGCGTCAGTGATCCGCTGACGCTCGCTGTCATTACTGGTGACGCCGGTGACGAACACGGAGCCGTTGCTGGTATCGACGTCCACGCGGGTCAGGCTCCCGATCTGCGCGGAGGCAACGGCGGCTTTGACCTTGGCGGTTGTCGTCTTGTCGTCGATCCATTGCCCGGCGCTGCGCCCGGTAACGGTACGGCATCCGGCGAGGACGATGAGGACTATCACGAGGACTGCGGTCGAGCGGGTCGCTCCTGGCATGGCGTCCTCCTTGAACGGGGGTGGAGTAGGGCGTATGCAAGGCGGCGGCCATCGACTGCCCGGGGAGGAGCCCCGACCGCTGTACTGACGTAGACGGCGGCGATCATGCATGAGCGTCCCGTCGATAGAAAGTCATTCGGCTCGAGGATGCGGCGGGCAAGGTGGAGCCGTGAACGCAGCAAAGGACCGGCCCCGGCGAAGGCATGTGTGTCCTCGGTGCGGGAGTCGCGCAATCGCTCAGGCGCACAGGCGCGGCGTGCTGGAGAGGCTGGTGTTGCGCCTCGTCGCTCGCCGGGTCTATGAATGTCTGACCTGTACATACCGGTTCTACGACCGTCCCAGCGCAGCCTAGGGTTCAAGGGTGCCCGTGGGCCCGGTTCGGCCGGCCGCACACGGGATCGCTTCTCAAGGGTGGTAGAGCATCCAGTAGATCAGGACGCCGGTCACCGATACGTAGAGCCAGACCGGGAAGGTCCAGCGCGCGATCCGCCGGTGGCGGGAGAACTGCCCGGTGAGCGCCCGGTAGATCGTCGTCAGGGCCAGCGGCACGATCACGGCGGCCAGAACGATGTGGGAGACGAGCAGCCCGAAGTACACGGGGCGGATCCAGCCCTGACCGGTGAAGGGGCGGGAGCCGGCATAGTAGTGATAGATGACGTACGTGGCCAGGAACAGCGTGGACACGCCGAACGCGCTCAGCATGCATACGAGGTGCGCCGCCACCTGGCGGCGGCGGATGAAGACGTAGCCGGCCGTCAACAGCACCGCGCTCGTCGCGTTGAGGGCGGCGTTCAGCGGGGGCAGCGCGGACACATCGATCGTCCCTCCCGGCTCCGGCTGCCGACCCAGCAGCAGCACGGCGAGCGCCGCCACCACCCCGGCCGACACCAGGCCGATGACGGAGAGGGCCAACCGCTCGTTCATCGAGCCTGCCCGCGGAAGGCCTCGC from the Candidatus Methylomirabilota bacterium genome contains:
- a CDS encoding DUF420 domain-containing protein, whose amino-acid sequence is MNERLALSVIGLVSAGVVAALAVLLLGRQPEPGGTIDVSALPPLNAALNATSAVLLTAGYVFIRRRQVAAHLVCMLSAFGVSTLFLATYVIYHYYAGSRPFTGQGWIRPVYFGLLVSHIVLAAVIVPLALTTIYRALTGQFSRHRRIARWTFPVWLYVSVTGVLIYWMLYHP